The genomic interval GGTTATGTTCTTAAGATCCTTGTCTTTTGAGTTTCGGCGATTCAGGCATTGCTGCACTTCCGAATATACCTGGCTCTCGAGGTTCAAAAGGTTTCGGCACTCTTTTCTCTTGGCATTCAGGAGCTCTTCTTTGGTTTCCAAAGCGTCGGAGATCTGTTTCGCGATGGTTTTGTTCTCACGCGTGTCGAGGATGGGGCGCTGAATGACCCTGTCTACCGGGGTCTGCTGAATAGAGGCATAAGTGTGAAGCTTGTCCTTGAGGTCTTGCAGGATCTGCTCCCAGCGTCTATTGGCGGCGGTGCAGCGGGCATCCGAATCGTCCGGCCACCCGGGAGAGTTCCACATGAGCAGCAATGTCAGCGAGAAAATTACTATAAGAGGGACGGACAAACCCGCCAATCTGTCCTGACTGTTCACGTAAGAATTCTCCTTTCGGCAGGCTTCCTCGAAGCAACGTTTCTCGGCCATGTTCTCGGCAATATGTTAAACTATCTTACGAGAAATCTCCAGCCATTTATCAGTATTTTACATAACCGCTTGGTTACGCGGGGGAAGGCGCCCTACCAACGCGCGAATGCTTCGCAAGATGCCGGACTCGCTGTGCTTCCCGACCAACACAGCGGATTGGCATCGCCAGCCGGATGTCTGACTATGTCATGTCGATCGAAGCGTCTGCGCTTACTTGCGACAAGGCTATTATGAAAAGCCTGTTCAGCCGCAAGCTTGCTGAATGCCCAGCGAATATTTGTTCCAAAAGGAACAAGACCCTACAGCCTTTTACGGTCAATGGTGTTTTTGAAGCGTCGGTTCACTTGTACTTGGAGGCTACTTCTTCCATTATGTCCGAGAGTTTTTCCGAAACCACGTAATTGATGCCTCCCCGGTCAAAAGAAAGTCGAATCATTTCGATAAATTCATTGAACGCGGCCCCAGATCGGACAAGAATTCCGGCATTGCCGGCTTCCTGCTCGGTATATTCTCCGTCCTTATTCTCTTCCACATGGGCTAACGTCTCGCGCATTTCTCGTTTTCCTCCCCAGAGGACGATTACGTTGTCCATGTGATCTTTCATTTCTTTAATGCGCTGAACGAGTTCTTCGCGACTCAGTTCATCCAGTTCCATAATCTCCCTCCTCAAACCGGCCCTAAGCCGCACCTCCGCTAACCTGAAACATAAACCGATTCTTTTTTCCCAGTCATGGTCTCCCAATTTGCCCGCTGGTCACTTGCCGAACCGATCCACCATCAATTCGGCGGCATGACGAGCGCGCTGCCAAGAGAGCCATTATGGAGCATTAGAAACCCAAGGGTAATTTCTTGATTTCGCGTAAATCCTGAGCTTCCAGGGCACGGGACATAGACTGTTCCCATCGGAAGAATTTCTTGGACAATCTCTCCACTCTGGAAAGGATTTCGCCGACCTCTGAAATCAATTCCTTGTTCTTCTCATTGTAAGCCCTGGCGAGTTCCTCTTGCAGGTGTCTAATCAATTTTCGCGCCTGATCCGGGGTCTCCAGGAAAAGCACCGGGTCATAAGTGCTGCCTCGCCTTTCTTTAGGGCTCCATCTAATTCTGATGTCGTTAATGTGTTCCCGCAACATAAGTAAAAACCACCTCTAAACCTCAGGCCGTTCAGGCCTGTTCTTGATTCGGGCAAAGTAGCCCACACCAATTGGCTGCCGAATGGGTAACCTTTCGTGCCCGGAGGCTGCCAACTGTCTTACTTTACAGCACGGACATCGGATTAATCTGGACCGGGCTTTCGACACGTCCCCTGACGGACCCCCAACTCTTCGGAAGCCCATCTTGCCTCCGTGTTGGACCCTCCACAGATCAAGTTTATATTATAACAGCTCAACCCAAATTTCAATGGCGTCATTACTGATAGCTGTGACTCAAGCTGTCCATTTGAACCAATAATTGATATATTATCTTGAAGACCTAAATGGCCGATTGCAAGTTTCGGCACGCGGTTCTCGCACGACGACCGGAGTTTCCCAATGGGGCAAATCAACATCCCGACGGCAAGAGATTGCCATGACCTCTTGGCCAAATACAACACGCCTGCGCACATCGTCCTGCATTGCCGGAGGGTCTGGGAGGTGGGGCGAGTCCTCGGCGAGGGATTGCTCAGGCAAGAGTATCCTGTTGACATGGCTCTACTTCAGGCTTCCTGCTTACTACATGACATAGGCAAGTATCCGAGCATCTTGGACAGATCAAAGTTTCATGACATCAGGGGCGAGCAAATTCTCGAACAGGAAGGTTTTCCGGATGTAGCCAATATAGTGGGGCAGCACGTTATACTGCGATCCAAAAGGGGTGATCCGATACGGGAAGAGCATGTGGTCTTTTATGCCGACAAGAGAGTAGTCCATGACGAGGTGGTGAGCCTGGAAGACCGTTTCGTATACCTGTTTGAGACCTATGCCAAGACCCCCGAAGCCGTGGACATGTTGACGCTCATGAAAGACGACACCGTTAAGTTGGAAAGGGAAATCTTCCTACTCTTGGATTTCGGCCCGGACGATCTCCAGGATCTCCTCGAGGCGGAGACCCTCCCAAGACCATGAAGGCTTGGTGTGCGGGCTTGTTCTTGTGACGGAATTAGCAGCGATACTATACCAGTAATATTAGCTTATTAACTAACCACGCAGGTCACGAAATTGAACTTTACCCACCTTCCCACGGAAAATCCTTGACATCCTAAGATTTGCCTTTATTTTCTCTCAACGAGCGCGGGGGCCAAGAAAGGTTCCGGAAACGGCTGCCGGCCATCATAGCTTGCTTTTGAGACTCTAGTCTGATATAATTCGCCTTCAGACCTATTTTGGCCGAAAAAAGCCGTAATTTACTGTTTGTTGTGAGAGAGGTTTTGGAGCCGGTTGTCAATCCTACCGAAGCCATATCAGGCGAAGCTAAACAAGGGACAGGCAAGTTTTCCGGTTTCCGCGTCTCAAAACAGACGAATTTTCAGTAATGCGCTGAGAAGTCAACGGTGAAGTTCCTCGAAAGACGGAACTCACCCTAGAAAAACCCGATCAACAAGGTGTAGTGGCGATCGGGGAAACTCCTCCGGGTCGGATACGGTGAAACATGGTAGATGGTGTTATGAACAAGCTTGTCGTTCCTGCGGTTCTGATTCTAGTCCTTTCGAGCCTTTTTTCCGCGCCGGCATTTTCCGAAACAAAGTTTGCCCGGATTAACGCTCAAGTATCTGATATTGCTGACGATCAGCGCACAGGCCTTATTGAAGAGAACGCTCTGCCTGATTGGCTGGAGGAACTGCTGACTCGCGTACCCGAGGAGGACAAATCCGAAGTGCTCCAAACCGGTAGGCAAGATTCCCCGGAACCCCTCGCTTTGGATCAGGAAGTAAAAACCGAATCTTTAGAGCGTGAACTGGAGGAGAGCTTTACCCCGGTCACAGTCGAAACCAACCAGCCCCAAGATCCCTTCTTCCCGAAGCCACCAAACATGCCTCCGCTTTATACATCGCCTAAACTTGATGGAGAGGGGATCTGGTCGGACGAGGACACCCCGCGTGGGTGGGATGGACGGCCCCTGCTCTACAAAACCGTCTATAGGCCGAGTGAAGAGTACCCCACCGCAGTCGCTTACATGGCGGTTTTCGACATGAAACGAATGAAAACACGTCTTTTCATAGGCCAGACGGAACCGGGGGTTTATCAGATTTCGCACACGCCTCGGGAAGAGAACCAGTCCAAGATAGTGGCCATAACTAATGCCATGTGGATGCAGCAACATGCTCGGGGAGCAGGCGCGATCTTCCGCGGCCAGGTCATCTATCCCATGGTACCGGAAATGGCCACAATGGTTGTGTATCGAGATGACTCCGTGGATATCATCGAGTGGACGAGCGATATTCCCCTTTCTCTTGTCAAGGATGCCCGCCAGTTGCGCCACCTGATAGTCAAAGACGGGAAAGTGGTAGAACAGGTAGTCAAGCACGGCAAGATAAATGACTCGGAAATAGGCCTGGGCGGATTCCTGATCGACTCCGGCGGCAGGAGCACCATGGGAAACAAGATGTGGTTCCTTGCCAATCGGACTGCATTCGGTATTCGTGACG from Desulfomonile tiedjei carries:
- a CDS encoding HD domain-containing protein, translated to MGQINIPTARDCHDLLAKYNTPAHIVLHCRRVWEVGRVLGEGLLRQEYPVDMALLQASCLLHDIGKYPSILDRSKFHDIRGEQILEQEGFPDVANIVGQHVILRSKRGDPIREEHVVFYADKRVVHDEVVSLEDRFVYLFETYAKTPEAVDMLTLMKDDTVKLEREIFLLLDFGPDDLQDLLEAETLPRP